In Myxocyprinus asiaticus isolate MX2 ecotype Aquarium Trade unplaced genomic scaffold, UBuf_Myxa_2 HiC_scaffold_80, whole genome shotgun sequence, the following are encoded in one genomic region:
- the LOC127439525 gene encoding SLAM family member 9-like, with product MHELGGHSKTCQGRIHTQHKSYYFRLFSELLKKMFHTLVLFYFCWWHLVGVFGVESVSVMEGEYVTLHTNVTDIHEGDYMLWDFEAKNDPFARISKEIRIFSTSDGVDGRFRGRLQLNNKTGDLTITNTRITDTGLYKLEISGAKMSSKTFSVTVYARLPIPVIIRDSSQCSSSSKCVLVCSVVNVTQVTLSWYKGNSLFSSISVSDLNSSLSLPLEVEYQENNIYSCVINNPIRNQTKHLNITDVCQTCSDLDSSLVYIELISAAAGSLLIVAAVVIFCSYRKHKKTHQDGKC from the exons ATGCATGAACTGGGAGGGCATTCAAAAACTTGTCAGGGGAGGATTCACACGCAACACAAGAGTTATTATTTCAGACTGTTTAGTGAACTGCTGAAGAAAATGTTTCACACActtgttttattctatttttgctGGTGGCATCTGGTTG GTGTGTTTGGCGTTGAATCAGTGTCAGTGATGGAGGGAGAATATGTTACTCTACACACTAATGTTACTGATATACATGAAGGTGACTACATGCTGTGGGATTTTGAAGCTAAAAATGATCCCTTTGCTCGAATCAGTAAAGAGATTCGAATCTTCAGTACATCAGATGGTGTTGATGGGAGATTCAGAGGCAGACTGCAACTGAACAATAAAACTGGAGATCTCACCATCACAAACACCAGAATCACAGACACTGGACTTTATAAACTAGAGATCAGTGGAGCTAAAATGTCATCAAAAACATTCAGTGTTACTGTCTATG CTCGTCTGCCCATTCCTGTCATCATCAGAGACTCTTCTCAATGTTCTTCAAGCTCtaaatgtgtgttggtgtgttcagTGGTGAATGTGACACAGGTGACTCTCTCCTGGTAcaaaggaaacagtttattcTCCTCCATCAGTGTGTCTGATCTCAACAGCAGTCTCTCTCTACCTCTGGAGGTGGAATATCAGgagaacaacatctacagctgtgTGATCAACAATCCCATCAGAAACCAGACTAAACATCTCAACATTACTGATGTCTGTCAGACGTGTTCAG ATCTGGACTCATCTTTGGTTTATATAGAGCTGATTTCTGCTGCTGCCGGATCTCTGTTGATTGTGGCTGCAGTTGTGATATTCTGCAGCTACAggaaacacaaaaaaacacatcaaGACGGCAAGTGTTAA